From the genome of Leishmania major strain Friedlin complete genome, chromosome 35:
AGACGAACAAGGCGACGAGCCAACTCCCGAGGCGTACGACGCCAGAGACAAGTTCTGGGCGTTGGCGCTGGAGAACGTCTTCAACCTCGTGCAGTTGGAGGACCCCCTCGCTGGTATCGATGCCACCGACGCACCACGCCATGCCAAGGAACTCGGCGACAACGTCATCCCGATCAAGGGCGGTCCGAGTTGGATTGTTATCTTGGCGAGCCAGTTCAAAAACGCCATCACGATTGTTCTGCTGATCGTTATTATCATCAGCGGTGTGTTTGGGGACTGGGCTGAGTTCGGCGTCGTTCTCTTCATCCTCTTCTTTAACGCCTTCCTTGGCTTCTACCAGGAGTACGGCGCCGAGAGGTCGCTGGCGAGTCTGAAGCAAATGACGGCAGGTGTGGCGAAGGTGATACGTAATGGCATTCCCGAGATCATCTTCATTGACGAGGTTGTTGTCGGTGACGTCATCGTGCTCGAGCAGGGCGCCTCCGTGCCGGCTGACTGCCGCATCTTCGAGTCGAACGGGCTAGAGGTGGATGAGGCTCTGTTGACGGGCGAGGCGCTACCGGTAGTGAAGCACGCGAACGTCATTCGCGACCCGGAAAACCGCCTCGCTCTTGGCGACCGCAAGAACATGGTGTACCGCAACACGCAGGTGACGCAGGGCCGCGGTAAGGCGGTGGTCGTCGCGGGTGGTTTGAACACCGAAATGGGCAAACTTGCGAAGCGGCTGAACGACAGCAAGGGCAGTGGCAAGACGGCGCTGATGAAGAAGCTCGACTACATGATGTACTTCCTGTTCCTTTGCTGCGCCATTGCCGCCGTGATCGTGTTCGCGGCCAACAAGATGCGCTACACGCCGGCCACCCTCTCGTACgccacggcggtggccaTTGCCATTCTCCCCGAGTCGCTTTGCGCCGTCATCACGGTTGCCATGACCTTCTCTGTGAAGCGCATGGCACAGCAGAAGTGCATTGTGCGCaagctgccggtgctggaggtgctgggcAACGTCACAGACATCTGCTCCGACAAGACCGGGACGCTGACGGAAAATAAGATGGTGGTCAAGAAGGCGGTGATTGGTATTGACGACATGTACAGCGTTGGCGGCGCGCCGTACGACACTCACGGCGACTTCTTCCCCGCCATGCGGAACGGCCAGGAACAACAGCCAGTGATCATGGCCCATCAGCAGGAGGTGCGCTACGTCTACCAGTTTTTCAAGTGTGCCGCCCTCTGCAGCACAACGGTCCTACACGTCTCTGAAGAGGACATGGACTCCCTCGCTGGCAACGGCAACCCAACCGAGATTGCCATCCAGGTGATGACCTGGAAGGCCGGCCTAAACCGCGACAAGCTGGAGGACGAGGGCTGGGAGTGCATCACGGAGTACTCTTTCGACTCTAAGATCAAGCGCATGTCCACGGCATGGGAAAACAAGGCGAAGCGTGAGCTCTACCTCTGCACCAAGGGCGCCCCCGAGCGGGTCGTTGAGCTGTGCACGTACAAAATCAGCGAGGATGGCAAGCTTGTCAGCTTGACGCAGCAGGACCGCGAGCAGGTCGAGTGGCACATCCGTGACTTGGCCGCGCAGGGTCTACGCACCATCTGCTTTGCATACCGCGAGGACGCCACGAAGATCTTCCCGATCCCGGCTGACGAGCCGTTCATCGACGCTTACGACCGCGACCAGGTCGAGCGCGACCTCGTCTTCCTGGGCATTGTCGGCATCTACGACCCACCCCGCCCAGAGTCTCGCCCGTCCGTCGTCGCCTGCCAGCACGCCGGCatctgtgtgcgcatgctCACGGGTGACCACACGtccaccgccggcagcatTGCCTCGATGCTGAACATCattcgccgccgcgacctCGACGACCCAGTGAAGCTGCAAGCGGGGCCTGACTTCGACAAGGTCGACCCTGAGACGATCGACGGCTGGGCTGACCTCCCCGTCGTCGTTGGCCGCTGCTCTCCCGAGTCGAAGGTGAAAATGATCGagtcgctgcaccgccgcaagAAGGTGGTGGCCATGACGGGTGACGGCTTCAACGACTCCCCCAGTATCAAGATTGCTGACATTGGCTGCGCTATGGGCTCCGGCGTCGACGTGACGAAGGGCGTCGCAGATCTCGTCATCACTGATGACAACTTTGCCACTATTGTGAAAGCTGTCGCCGAGGGACGCCGCATCTCGCAGTGTATCCGCAAGTTTGTTGTGCATCTGTTGTCGAGTAACGTGGCTGAGGTGATTGCGCTGATCTGCGGCCTGCCCATcagccacggcggcgagTCGGTGTTCATCCTATCCCCCATCGAGATTTTGTGGCTGAACATGTTCACCTCGGCCCCACCGGCGACGGGTCTGTCGCTCGACAGGGCCACCGACGACATTCTGCAGGTGCCGCCGAACACGCAAGGATTCTTTACGATCGAGCTGATTGCCGACACAGTCGTTTACGGGTTCTGGCTCGGCGCGATCACTTTGTGTGGCTTCGCGGTGGTGCTGTACGGCTTCAAGAGCGGCCCGGAGGGGACAGACTGCAACAGACACAACGGCGTCGGCTGCGACAACATCTGGACcgcccgcagcaccgcctttGGAATTCTGTACTTTGGTTTGCTAATCCACTCCTACACGGTGCGCCACCCGCGCGTCTCCATCTTCAGAATGCGCTGGCTCGACAACAAGTGGATCTGCGGTTCCTGCGTCCTCGGCGGTGCGCTATTTGTGCCTATTGTATACATCAACGCGATCGCCCACGGCCTCTTTGTACACAGCATGATCACTTGGGAGTGGGGCGTCATTGCGGTCGGCGTCATGACCTTTCTCGCCGCCTGCGAAACGTACAAGGTGATCAAGAACCTAATCTTTCCAATTCGCAAGGtgctggtggaggtggacgaggaggaggccgaggatgtcgaggagcagcgccagcgcgagtACAACACCTTTACTCGCACCATGCCGGACGATCGCAACGTGGAGAGGATTGCGAACGAGAACCTGCGCATGTCATTTGCCTCTctcgccggcagcgtggGCACCGCCAACACAGGCTCCTTCCGCATGCCCGCGCAGCGCGAGAAGAAGAAACGTATTGGGTTATTCCGCAAGCGCGAGTAGTAGACTGTGCTACGCGCATCAGCGAGAGGGACGGTGCGGACAGCAATGCAGACCTCGCGCACACTTGTGCCCACAAGTGTGGCTGTTCTTTTCGTCTGTCTCACTTCTATGTTTATGTTTCAGTAACCGCTGCCAAAGgtgacgcgtgcgtgtgcatgcatgtaAGCGCGGTCATTTCGAGAGCGCCTCGTCGCGAAAGTGCAAGGCAGAGCACTGACGCACGTGGTGATATGGGCATGAGCTCCTTTCGCTCTTTTCTATCATGATTTGTGTCTgtggctgtgcgtgtgtgctctctctcttttttttctgtggtgtgtgtctgtgtctctcttttAGTGTCTTGGTGGATCTCTCTGGTTGCCTCTTTCGCCCTTTCCCTTCGCTTCCCCTTgtgcccttctctccccctcctattgtgtgcgtgttcttTGTTTTTCGACTCTCCCCCTCATCTTTTCTCTTATCTCTTCTTCCAGTGTCTTGCACCAGTCGGCCTTTGGTGACCATAGCAGGTGTCATTCCTtctttcttctccctccctctctccccctcgcttCTCTCCGGCAAACCCTCTCTGATCCGCTCTTTCCGTGCCCTCCACTCATCTCCCCACCTGCCCCGTTCCACCGCAGGTTCCACCCAGCAAGTCTGCATGCGTGGATTTATCCCTCAGGGGTGTTTCCCGCTTCCAcgttcttctctctcgctctctcgctctctctcggtgtgtgtgcgtgcgtgtgcgtgtgtgcgtgtgtgcgtgtgcctgtgcgtgtgtgcgtgtgcctgtgcgtgtgcgtgtgtgcgtgtgcctgtgcgtgtgtgcgtgtgtgcctgtgcgtgtgtgcctgtgcgtgtgtgcctgtgcgtgtgcctgtgcgtgtgtgcgtgtgcctgtgcgtgtgcctgtgcgtgtgtgcgtgtgcctgtgcgtgtgtgcgtgtgtgtaatGTTCCGCAAGGCGCATCGTTGCGCTTTTTTCGTGTTGTAGCTCTTTGTTTAACCCGTCCCCGCTCCCCGCACTtcctccagcagccgctgcgtgccGCCCCTGTCATGGTGATCGTTGCTAGTCCTGAAGCGCGTGACGCGTCTGGAGAGTGCTTCGCTCATTGCGGCCTTCGACTTCCTCACCCCATCTcctccattttttttttgcagcTTAGTTGGATCTTGGTCAAACACGTGTGGGGGTGTTAGGGAAGAGAAGGCCGAGATGAGGGTGCCTCAAAATCGCAGGGGAGAGTGTGGCGGCAGCTACACGGGGTGGGGTAGGGGAGTGAGAGCTGAGATAAAGAGCTAATTACGGCGACGCAAGGAGTCGCGTACTCGCAGCTGCGTTGCGCCTCGTGCTGTTCCTCGCACTTTTAATACGGgtgcttctcttccctctttggCCCTTCTTTCGGCTCTGCTTGAGGCAGGTGTACCCGGATGACGAGGAGacacctcagtgcgtggtgtCGCGGGGTCCAGTGCCCGCTCTTTGTGGGGACGCCAAGCACCCCACCCGCCTCTCCAATCCGTGGCAAGCGCCGAACCACTTCCGGTAGTTGCAGGGTCAAGCGCCCACAGCGTGGGGGTGTCGAAGTGATGCATCGCcactgatgtcggcggtcaggtgCTGTGCAGTgttgcgtcggcgccactGGCGACGGTGAGCACGTCTGTGCCGTACACATGATGTGCAACGTGTCGGCGTggctcgagcgtatcccacccgCTCCTCACTGGGCTCCTAGCGGGGGCGCCTGAGCCGCCCCGGAGAGACGCACCACGTGGCGCGACGCACCtgatgggggagcggctgtgaagCGACCTGTAGAGTgcagggtgggtgggtggagtgTGAGGCGGGGGCCATGCCGAGatgactgagtcggcgcattgctaTACTGgcgtgtctacggctgcttggcaccacgcgatggtGCCTGTGTGGCAGGCCGCGACGTAGAGTGGTGCTGAAATCGTGTTGTGTGGCAGAGAGACGAACACGTTGAAAAAGAATTGCTCTGTTTTGTAAGCTCTTCGTTGTGACGGTCCTACCCGAGCTCATGTAATTCTACATCAGTGATGCTGTACTTTGCTGGTGTaagaacagcagcagtggcaacaatactgcgcctcctcgctcctCTAACAAGACCTTTCGACCTGAAAAcgtgcgcgcagcc
Proteins encoded in this window:
- a CDS encoding putative calcium motive p-type ATPase (previous protein_id=AAZ14431.1), with translation MTIEMTKKSISLSADLAAKGLEESDDSQHLPVFSGEKLNGRALGDGAENGTAVVADAKEHHAMNFGDEQGDEPTPEAYDARDKFWALALENVFNLVQLEDPLAGIDATDAPRHAKELGDNVIPIKGGPSWIVILASQFKNAITIVLLIVIIISGVFGDWAEFGVVLFILFFNAFLGFYQEYGAERSLASLKQMTAGVAKVIRNGIPEIIFIDEVVVGDVIVLEQGASVPADCRIFESNGLEVDEALLTGEALPVVKHANVIRDPENRLALGDRKNMVYRNTQVTQGRGKAVVVAGGLNTEMGKLAKRLNDSKGSGKTALMKKLDYMMYFLFLCCAIAAVIVFAANKMRYTPATLSYATAVAIAILPESLCAVITVAMTFSVKRMAQQKCIVRKLPVLEVLGNVTDICSDKTGTLTENKMVVKKAVIGIDDMYSVGGAPYDTHGDFFPAMRNGQEQQPVIMAHQQEVRYVYQFFKCAALCSTTVLHVSEEDMDSLAGNGNPTEIAIQVMTWKAGLNRDKLEDEGWECITEYSFDSKIKRMSTAWENKAKRELYLCTKGAPERVVELCTYKISEDGKLVSLTQQDREQVEWHIRDLAAQGLRTICFAYREDATKIFPIPADEPFIDAYDRDQVERDLVFLGIVGIYDPPRPESRPSVVACQHAGICVRMLTGDHTSTAGSIASMLNIIRRRDLDDPVKLQAGPDFDKVDPETIDGWADLPVVVGRCSPESKVKMIESLHRRKKVVAMTGDGFNDSPSIKIADIGCAMGSGVDVTKGVADLVITDDNFATIVKAVAEGRRISQCIRKFVVHLLSSNVAEVIALICGLPISHGGESVFILSPIEILWLNMFTSAPPATGLSLDRATDDILQVPPNTQGFFTIELIADTVVYGFWLGAITLCGFAVVLYGFKSGPEGTDCNRHNGVGCDNIWTARSTAFGILYFGLLIHSYTVRHPRVSIFRMRWLDNKWICGSCVLGGALFVPIVYINAIAHGLFVHSMITWEWGVIAVGVMTFLAACETYKVIKNLIFPIRKVLVEVDEEEAEDVEEQRQREYNTFTRTMPDDRNVERIANENLRMSFASLAGSVGTANTGSFRMPAQREKKKRIGLFRKRE